The Chitinibacter bivalviorum genomic interval CTTTGAGTATTTTGTTGGTTGAAGACAATCCGACCAATCGACTCGTCGCAAGTAAAATTCTCGAAGTAGCGGGGCATCAGGTTTACACCGCAGAAAATGGTGCTCAAGCGGTCGCTATGGTGCAGGCGCAGGGCTTTGATGTCATTTTGATGGATGTGCAAATGCCGGTTATGGATGGCTTGGAAGCTGCACGGCAAATCAGGTTACAAGAACATCATCACCGCACGCCCATTATTGCCCTGACGGCAAATGCACTCGAGGGGGATCGACAGGCCTGCTTTGCCGCCGGTATGGATGATTTTATAACCAAACCTGTTCGTCCTGAGCAGCTTCATGCCGCGATTCAAGCGGCGATCCAAGTCGCCTAATTTTCTTGTGATTTAGCCATTCTAATTGTGATCAGCTAGTTCGACCGCTATAAAGAACTATTGTGATTTCAGGCTACGATCTGTGGATGTTTTTCAAAGTGCCTGCGAAGCGGAAGTTCCCTACTTGCTCAGTCAAGTCGAGTCGCTTGCGCTGCAGGATGTCAATCAAGCCTATCTGGCCAGCGCCGCACTTTTCGAGCGAAGCAAGCACCTGCTGCTTAGCCCTGCTTTGTCAGTACAGGTGCATCTCTCGCACGCCAGAGCGCTTTGGGGCTTGGGGCGCTTTTCTCCGGCCTTACGCTTGATTAAGCAAGCAGGTAAAAAGGTCAATGAATTTCAACTCAATGAATTAAGGGCTGAAGTTTATTTGTTACGCGGTGTGGTTAATTTAAGTCTGAAACGCTACCTTGTCTCCCTTAATGATCTGGCAATGGCCACCGATGTCGCCGTCGATGTGGTGAATATTGCGGTCGCAATTGAAGCCTACCTAAATGTAAGCCAAATCTATTTTATTTTTGGCAAGAATGATGAAGCGAATGAATTGCTGCAAGTTGGGCATCAATTGTCTATTGCGATTGATGATGTAAAACTGATCGCAAAAAGTGCGATTTTTTTATCCAATAATTTGCTCGATGCGGGGCGCTATACAGAAGCGTTGGAAGTTATTTATCAGAGTGAAGCCAGAATTTTAGAATATGGTGACATGACTTGGGTCGTTGAAGCTGGAAAATCAATGGCTGTTTGTTATTATCGGATGGGGTGCAACGAGCAAGCCGAGCTGTATTTTGAAACAATGCGTGCGATGTCCAATTACTATGAGAATTTGTGGGCTTATTCTCTGGTGTCAATTAACTTTGCCGAATTTTTATTTGATCAAGGTCAGTTTGAAAAATCGGTCGAAATGCTTGATAAGGCAGCACCAGGGTTACGTATTTTTGATAATATTTATTTAAGACAAAAAGAATTGTTACTGCGCTTTAAGGTTTACAAAGGGAAATTTGATTTTCAGCAAGCTTTGCAATATTTAAAAAAATATGAAGCGTTAAAGCTAGAGTTTTTGTTGGGCGGGTCATCAACCCTAGAGCGTAAAACTGCGAGTGCCTTGGGGCAGTTTGTTCGTAGCAATAAATTGATTGAAAAGACAAGAATTGAGTTTGAAAAGCTGCTAGGTTTTGTCGAGCCAAAAAGCTTAGCGCACCGAAGTAAATTATTAGTCGAGAGATGCGCAAGTTTAGGGAACGATTCTCAAATACTTCATCTAAAAGTTGAATCCGCGATTGTAAGTCGTAAAGTGGTGGAGAATAAAATTGTGCTTTTATTAAGAGAATTTTGTTCTGGAGGAGATGTTTGGGTTAGAAGTGAAGTAGGTAATTACTATATTTATTTCGACGAAGGTGGAAATCAAAACAGCGTATTGCTAGCGAACTTAATGGATAAATTTTCCAATTTCCCTTGGAGTTGGCATGATTGTAACGCCCCAGCGATTGAAAGTGAGTGGTTGAGTCCCAAAAGCACAATAGATGCATTATTGAAGCGGGTTCAGGCATGATTTCCCACTCGAAAACGGACGCTAAAGTTGCCGAACTCGTTGGCTTGATCGAGCTGAAATATTGGCAATCGAACAATGAATTGCACCAAGATTGCAAAAATCTGCTCGATCTTTGCTTGAAAGAGAAAAATGAAATGCTGGGCTATGCATATTTGTTATATGGCCGCTCATTTTTGATTGTAGGCGATTTTGCAAGTGCCTTGTCTTTCATTCATCAAGCCGAATTGTGGTGCAAAAAGAAAAATGATAAGGCGCATCTGCCTCTGGTCTTGCTATGGCTAGGCGTTACAAATAAAAAAATAAGAAATTATAATGGCGCATTTAAAGCATGGCTAGAAGCATTAAAAATAGCGCTTGAAAATTCAAAATTGGAAATAGCAATTGAGGTCTATTTAAATATTGGTATGTTGTACCAATTGGCGGAATTGCATGAAGAGTGCTCTGGGATGTTGATGAGTGGTTTTACCATTGCTGAGTCGATTAATGATAAGAAGCTATTGGCAAAGAGTTGTATATTTTTATCTGATGCATTAATTTTTGCAGGGCAGTATTCCGCAGCAATGTCGATTGTGATGCGAGCGGAGATGGATATTATATTGCATGGTGATATGACCTGGATTATCGAGTCATGTAAAAATAAAGGAGCTTGCCTGTGGTATCTTGGTCAAAAAGATGAGGCAATCACTTGTTTTGAGTCTGGGTTGGCGATTGCAAGTGAATTTAACTTAAATTGGGCATATGCTGCAACTGCTGTGATATATGCCGAAATGTTGTTGCTTGAAAATGATGGCGTACGAGCTCAAGAAATTTTGCTCAATGCGCGGCATCATCTCGATTTATTTCCTGACGATGATTTGACTGAAAAGTGGTTTTTTTTGCAGTATCGAACAATGAAGTTGGCTTCGAAGTTTGAGCTGGCCCTGGCGGCAATAAAAAAAGCTCATGCTTGTCGTTTACATAATATTGAGAAATCGGTCGGCTATGGATTATCTGGTCTGTTTCTGCAAAAGTTAAGGAAATTGTACCCCTCTTTGAGACGTGATTTTATCAAGTTCGAACGTCTCGCAGGTGGCTCGAATATTCGAATGAGTATGAAGCAGTTGATGGCTTTCAAGGCTTTGTGTGACCACAGTGTAGGGTCAGGTCGAATTATTGAAATTAATGTAAAACCTGAATCGCGAAGTATTGTTGATCAGCGCGCATTATTGGTCATTACTGATTATTGTAGTCCTAAAGATGTTTGGATTAAGGTTGGTAATGGTCGTTTTTATATTTATCCAACTCAAAATGGTAAAAGCCTGCATGATTTTTCAATGCGACTAGTAAAGGCAATTGAAGCTCAGCCATGGTCACGGTTTCAACTATCGCATGTGATTGCGCGCGCTAGAATTTTAATGGTAGAGCAGATGTTAATCGATCAGGTTGATCAGATTATTCAGCGGGGTTGGCATGATGCAGGATGATTTTTCTCGACTCATGGTGCGCCAAGCCCAATATCGCCTGCGTAATTATGATCAGGCTTTGGCCCTAGCTATTGAATTGGTACAGATTGCGAGCGCGCAAAATGATAATCAGCACCTTGCCCAAGCTTTATTCTTGCAAGGGGAAGCGCTGGAAAAGGTGGGCCAATTTCACGATGCAAAAGCAGTATTGCTTCGTTTAGAGGCCATGTTGTTGCTTAAGGATAAGCAAGCCCCGTTATTACTGGATGTCTATGAATGCCTAGGTAAAGCTTGCTATGCAATTGGTGAGTTAAATTTAGCACTTGATTATTGGAGTCAATGTTTAGAGTTGGCCTTAGAGTGCCAATCTATTGTCCACTATATTAAAGCCTATACCGGCATTGGTGGGGTTTATTTATATTTTGGTTTGTATCAAGAGTCATTACGTCATCATTTATTGGCGCTGGAATATGCACAAGAGTTAGATGATGCTGTATTACTCATGATGCTCAACCTATGGTTAGGTAGTGATTATAATGAATTGGGCCAATACGAATTAGCGCTTTCACATTTAAATCAGGCTAGAGCATTTTATCGTCGCCAGGCAGATGCTGGCCAAGTTTGTGAAGTGATTATGCATATGGGCTATGCTTATTTAGGCATGAATGAGCTCGCAATGGCGGCAAAGCAATTTAGCGAAAGTATTGAAATAGCAGAGAAAAATCATCATGCATGGCCTTTGGCGATGGCGACAATGGGTTTAGCTGAAGTGAAGTTATCACAAGGATTGCATGGCGAATCGTTATTTTTGGCAAAGCTAGCTCATGATTATGCAATTAAAAATAATTCAATTCACCATGAATTGCGTGCTTGTAAAATTAAGTCTGCCGCACTAGAGGCTCTTGGACAATTTGAGCTTGCTCTGAGCACCTATGAAAGGCATTGTGAATTATCTGTTCAACTTGCGACGGAAAGAAATAATACCCAGTTACAAAGTACCACTTTAAGAAAAATTAATCGATCTGAAATACGCCTTAAATTGCTAAAAACAGAACAGCAAAGGAAAAATTTAGAGGAAGAAAATATTCGCCGTCAAGCTGAGTATTTGGCTGAGAAAAATGCTCTTTTAGCTGTGAATCAAGCGAAAAGTGATTTCCTGGCATTAATTAGTCATGAAATTAGAACGCCATTGTCTGGTGTGATTGGCATGCTACGCTTGGCTAAATCGCAAAAAGAATTACGCCCTAGCACCCGCGAGCAAATTAGTACCGGACTGGAAAATGCCGAATTATTGCTGGGGATAATTAATGATATTTTGGATGCTTCAAAAATCGAAGCAGGGAAAATATCGATCGAAGTGATTCCTTTTGACTTGCACAAGGTGATTGGCCAGGTTACAGCGCTCTTTGCGGCTAGAGCTGAGGAAAAAGGGTTGAGTTTTATTGTGGATGTTGCTCATTTGTCGCATGGCGGCTGCTTGGGTGATCCCACACGAATTCGGCAGGTGTTGTTTAATTTGATAAGTAATGCCATTAAATTTACTGAAAAAGGGTCGATTCGACTCAGCGCCTATCGCGATGGGGAGCAGGTTAAATTTTCGATTGTCGACACTGGCATCGGAATGGACGAACAAAGTGTGGGGCGCTTGTTTCGTAAATTTGAGCAGGCCGATTCATCGACAACGCGCAAATATGGTGGCACGGGGCTGGGTCTATCCATTTGCCACAGCCTCGTCGAGCTAATGCAAGGCTCTATCGGGGTGACGAGTGAGTTGGGGGGGGCACTTGTTTTCGCGTAGATTTGCCGCTAGAACCAGTGCAATTGGTTGAAGATGCGCCTGAGAGCCCCATCGTGGTTGAGCCGCTTCGCTATCAGATCAATGTGCTTTATGCCGAAGATATAGTAACCAATCAATTAATAGTAGGTGCGCTGCTAGAGGAAATGGGCTTGTCGATCAAGGTGGCCAACACCGGGTTTGCCGCGCTGGAGTGCTTATCCAAAGAGCATTTTGATTTGGTTTTAATGGATGGCCGGATGCCCGTGATGGATGGATTGATGGCTACTCGCCTAATTCGGGAGGGCGGCAAAGCTCAGCTTAAAGTCTTGGACCCCAAAATTTATATCGTTGC includes:
- a CDS encoding tetratricopeptide repeat protein, encoding MDVFQSACEAEVPYLLSQVESLALQDVNQAYLASAALFERSKHLLLSPALSVQVHLSHARALWGLGRFSPALRLIKQAGKKVNEFQLNELRAEVYLLRGVVNLSLKRYLVSLNDLAMATDVAVDVVNIAVAIEAYLNVSQIYFIFGKNDEANELLQVGHQLSIAIDDVKLIAKSAIFLSNNLLDAGRYTEALEVIYQSEARILEYGDMTWVVEAGKSMAVCYYRMGCNEQAELYFETMRAMSNYYENLWAYSLVSINFAEFLFDQGQFEKSVEMLDKAAPGLRIFDNIYLRQKELLLRFKVYKGKFDFQQALQYLKKYEALKLEFLLGGSSTLERKTASALGQFVRSNKLIEKTRIEFEKLLGFVEPKSLAHRSKLLVERCASLGNDSQILHLKVESAIVSRKVVENKIVLLLREFCSGGDVWVRSEVGNYYIYFDEGGNQNSVLLANLMDKFSNFPWSWHDCNAPAIESEWLSPKSTIDALLKRVQA
- a CDS encoding tetratricopeptide repeat protein, with amino-acid sequence MMQDDFSRLMVRQAQYRLRNYDQALALAIELVQIASAQNDNQHLAQALFLQGEALEKVGQFHDAKAVLLRLEAMLLLKDKQAPLLLDVYECLGKACYAIGELNLALDYWSQCLELALECQSIVHYIKAYTGIGGVYLYFGLYQESLRHHLLALEYAQELDDAVLLMMLNLWLGSDYNELGQYELALSHLNQARAFYRRQADAGQVCEVIMHMGYAYLGMNELAMAAKQFSESIEIAEKNHHAWPLAMATMGLAEVKLSQGLHGESLFLAKLAHDYAIKNNSIHHELRACKIKSAALEALGQFELALSTYERHCELSVQLATERNNTQLQSTTLRKINRSEIRLKLLKTEQQRKNLEEENIRRQAEYLAEKNALLAVNQAKSDFLALISHEIRTPLSGVIGMLRLAKSQKELRPSTREQISTGLENAELLLGIINDILDASKIEAGKISIEVIPFDLHKVIGQVTALFAARAEEKGLSFIVDVAHLSHGGCLGDPTRIRQVLFNLISNAIKFTEKGSIRLSAYRDGEQVKFSIVDTGIGMDEQSVGRLFRKFEQADSSTTRKYGGTGLGLSICHSLVELMQGSIGVTSELGGALVFA